Proteins encoded together in one Peribacillus asahii window:
- a CDS encoding LTA synthase family protein yields the protein MHKKNRNYSLFWLAFIFLWLKTYIAYKVSFNINTDNLFEELILFLNPISFLLLVLGVSIFLKESKRTPYILVMSTLITFVLFANLMFFRFFNDFLTIPVLFQTSNMSDLGSSVHELMNVTDLFYFVDLFILILLVKYRPIAFVQRTWNQKSRKAWVFFALGVTFFHLALAEAERPELLTRTFDREILVKNMGAYQYHLYDLFLQTKSSTQRALADGSELTEIENYVRANQREPAADLFGIAKGKNVIMISLESLQSFVINEKVNGKEITPFLNEFIKESYYFDNFYHQTGQGKTSDSEFIIENSLYPLGRGAVFFTNAQNEYKAMPEILTEHGYFTASLHANHRSFWNRDIMYDALGYQHFYDSDAYKTTEENSVNWGLKDKEFFSQSINHLKEMQEPYYAKFITLTNHFPFTLNEEDRTIDPYDSSSNTLNRYFPTVRYMDEAVEQFIHDLKREGLYDNSIIVLYGDHYGISKNHNDAMSQFLGKDITPFETVQLQRVPLIIHIPGQEGQTISHVAGQIDVRPTLLHLLGIQTDNYMELGNDLFANDYVDFTVLRDSSFITDNYVYTMDTCYDKKTGEVTDLQACQPYVDIAKQELNYSDKLIYGDLLRFYEKK from the coding sequence TTGCATAAGAAAAATAGGAATTATTCTTTGTTTTGGCTGGCGTTTATATTTCTTTGGTTAAAAACGTATATTGCCTATAAAGTAAGCTTTAACATTAACACGGATAACTTATTTGAAGAACTTATTTTATTTTTGAATCCAATTAGCTTTTTGTTGCTTGTTTTAGGTGTTTCAATCTTTTTAAAAGAAAGCAAGCGAACGCCGTATATATTAGTGATGAGTACACTCATAACATTTGTTTTATTTGCTAATTTAATGTTTTTCCGCTTTTTTAATGATTTTTTAACGATTCCTGTTCTTTTTCAAACGAGTAACATGAGTGATTTAGGCAGCAGTGTGCATGAATTAATGAATGTGACGGATTTGTTCTACTTCGTTGATTTGTTCATACTTATTTTGTTAGTGAAGTATAGACCGATTGCATTTGTTCAGCGAACATGGAATCAGAAAAGTCGAAAAGCTTGGGTGTTTTTTGCGTTAGGCGTGACATTTTTTCATTTAGCATTAGCGGAAGCGGAACGTCCAGAACTATTAACAAGAACGTTCGATCGTGAAATACTTGTGAAAAATATGGGGGCGTATCAATATCATTTGTATGATTTATTTTTGCAAACGAAGTCTTCTACACAACGTGCTTTAGCTGATGGCAGTGAATTAACTGAAATTGAAAACTATGTTCGAGCCAATCAAAGAGAACCAGCTGCCGATTTGTTTGGCATTGCTAAAGGGAAAAATGTGATTATGATTTCATTGGAATCGTTGCAAAGCTTCGTTATCAATGAAAAGGTGAACGGGAAGGAAATTACGCCTTTTTTAAATGAATTTATTAAAGAAAGCTATTATTTTGATAATTTTTATCATCAAACAGGGCAGGGAAAAACTTCTGATTCAGAGTTTATTATTGAAAATTCTTTGTATCCGCTTGGTCGGGGCGCTGTGTTTTTTACAAATGCACAAAATGAATATAAAGCAATGCCAGAAATTTTAACGGAACATGGCTATTTTACTGCATCTCTTCATGCAAATCATCGTAGTTTTTGGAATCGGGATATCATGTATGATGCTCTAGGCTATCAGCATTTTTATGATAGTGATGCTTATAAGACTACAGAGGAGAATTCTGTAAACTGGGGCTTGAAGGATAAGGAGTTTTTCTCACAGTCGATTAATCATTTAAAAGAGATGCAAGAGCCTTATTATGCGAAGTTTATTACGCTTACTAATCATTTCCCATTTACCTTAAATGAGGAAGACCGGACAATTGATCCGTATGATTCAAGTTCTAATACGTTAAATCGCTATTTTCCAACCGTTCGGTATATGGATGAGGCGGTCGAGCAGTTTATTCATGATTTAAAGCGGGAAGGTTTATACGATAATTCGATTATTGTTTTGTATGGTGATCATTATGGCATTTCAAAAAATCATAATGATGCTATGAGTCAATTTCTTGGAAAAGATATCACGCCATTTGAAACGGTGCAACTTCAACGTGTCCCGCTGATTATTCATATTCCTGGTCAAGAAGGGCAAACCATTTCACATGTGGCCGGACAAATTGATGTAAGACCAACATTGCTGCATCTATTAGGGATTCAAACGGACAATTATATGGAGCTGGGGAATGATTTATTCGCTAACGATTATGTGGACTTTACTGTGCTTCGGGATAGTAGTTTTATTACCGATAATTATGTCTATACGATGGATACATGCTATGACAAGAAAACAGGAGAAGTTACTGATTTACAAGCCTGTCAGCCTTATGTCGATATCGCAAAGCAGGAGCTTAATTATTCGGATAAACTGATTTATGGAGATCTTCTTCGTTTTTATGAAAAGAAATGA
- a CDS encoding ROK family glucokinase — protein MGKWLVGVDLGGTSTKLAFINTSGEIIYKWQVVTDISENGVHIIPNIVKEIDAKLAELKKKRSELLGIGMGAPGPVRSESGSVYEAINLGWRNYPLKDVLEKKTLLPVVIDNDANMAALGEMWKGAGQGAKDLVCITLGTGVGGGVIANGQVVHGASGAAGEVGHITVVTDENGAPCNCGHTGCLETVASATGIVRLAKEALTKKKISLLQEKVNEGNLLSAKLVFECAAEGDKLSLEIIEQTSHYLGMALAHIGNLLNPEKIVIGGGVSKAGDLLINSVRTVFQKHAFKRVSKSTEILQATLGNNAGVIGAAWLIKNQLDK, from the coding sequence ATGGGGAAATGGCTGGTAGGTGTTGACTTAGGCGGTACATCAACGAAGCTTGCCTTTATTAATACATCGGGAGAGATTATATATAAATGGCAAGTTGTCACCGATATTTCAGAAAATGGTGTACATATTATTCCGAATATCGTCAAGGAAATAGACGCTAAGCTAGCAGAATTGAAGAAAAAGAGAAGTGAGCTTCTAGGTATTGGGATGGGAGCCCCGGGGCCAGTACGGTCTGAAAGCGGCTCCGTTTATGAAGCAATCAATTTAGGCTGGCGAAATTACCCGCTAAAGGATGTATTAGAAAAGAAGACATTGCTGCCTGTTGTCATTGACAATGATGCGAATATGGCCGCCTTAGGAGAAATGTGGAAAGGGGCTGGTCAAGGAGCAAAAGATCTCGTTTGTATTACGCTTGGCACAGGTGTTGGTGGCGGTGTCATTGCGAATGGGCAAGTCGTTCACGGAGCGAGCGGTGCTGCTGGTGAGGTTGGTCATATTACGGTTGTTACCGACGAGAATGGCGCACCTTGTAATTGCGGGCATACAGGCTGCTTAGAAACTGTGGCTTCAGCGACAGGAATTGTCCGTCTGGCTAAAGAAGCGTTAACGAAGAAAAAGATTTCTCTCCTACAAGAGAAAGTGAATGAGGGAAACTTGCTCTCTGCTAAACTAGTGTTTGAATGTGCGGCAGAAGGAGATAAGCTTTCGTTAGAGATTATTGAACAAACAAGTCATTATTTAGGGATGGCTCTAGCTCATATCGGTAACCTTCTTAATCCAGAGAAAATCGTTATTGGTGGAGGGGTTTCTAAAGCTGGTGATTTGTTAATTAATTCTGTTCGTACCGTTTTTCAAAAGCACGCTTTTAAACGTGTTTCGAAGTCGACGGAAATTTTACAGGCTACATTAGGCAATAACGCAGGCGTCATTGGTGCAGCTTGGTTGATAAAAAATCAATTAGATAAATGA
- a CDS encoding YqgQ family protein, whose protein sequence is MKTIYDIQQFLKKFGTFIYIGDRVADLELMEAEVREIYRSQMMDTKDYQMAILLLRQEIEREKKRKNS, encoded by the coding sequence ATGAAAACAATCTATGATATTCAACAGTTTTTAAAAAAATTTGGAACATTTATTTATATTGGAGATCGTGTAGCTGATTTAGAGCTTATGGAAGCAGAAGTTCGTGAAATATATCGTTCACAAATGATGGATACAAAAGATTATCAAATGGCCATTTTATTACTACGACAAGAAATTGAACGTGAGAAGAAACGGAAAAATTCTTGA
- a CDS encoding rhomboid family protein, with protein sequence MGFKEDYLYWSVIWQLTSKYDYQLITATENQQEIWLENVRNREFPVIRLLRYDLDWANWLKRDIERTIQNGEQIRKKLYRKPLNVFNIYVTKFTPVDDYSFATQSFHYQKTKLQSFVLDSENFPEALQLLEKKLRMEFSIQLQEEEEQVRYLKEKTLAESVKKVKKEQQVFVSGKPFFTYIFIAIQVAVFLLMEISGGSKNSATLIEFGAKYSPYMLQGEWWRFFTPIVIHIGFIHLLMNTVSLYLIGSEVERIYGNTRFLFIYLLAGFTGTLASFVTTPNLAAGASGAIFGCFGALLYFGTVYPKLFFRTMGSAVIVLIMINLAYGFSVSGIDNAGHIGGLIGGFLAAGIVSLPKRKTWRQLIFLAGTAGLIYFLLQYGYNHPNSAALNDETMALVAQNYVKEGETTKASELLLDYTERHASTPISYFVLGNIYAEKGDTAEAKASYEKAIEQNPRFHEAYYNLALMHTREQEMEQAKKLVQKAIELDPSKKSYQKLAEQLAD encoded by the coding sequence TTGGGATTCAAAGAGGATTATTTATATTGGTCAGTTATTTGGCAGCTAACATCTAAGTATGATTATCAATTAATTACAGCAACGGAAAACCAACAGGAAATTTGGTTGGAAAATGTAAGAAATAGAGAGTTTCCAGTGATTCGTCTCTTGCGTTATGACTTAGATTGGGCGAACTGGTTAAAACGGGATATTGAACGAACGATTCAAAATGGAGAACAAATTCGAAAAAAACTGTATAGGAAGCCATTAAATGTATTCAATATTTATGTGACAAAATTTACTCCGGTAGATGACTATAGTTTTGCCACGCAGTCTTTTCATTATCAAAAAACAAAGCTGCAATCCTTTGTTTTGGATAGTGAGAACTTTCCAGAAGCGTTACAACTCCTTGAAAAGAAATTGCGAATGGAATTTTCGATTCAACTGCAAGAAGAAGAAGAACAAGTTCGGTATTTAAAGGAGAAAACATTAGCTGAATCGGTAAAAAAAGTAAAGAAAGAACAGCAAGTATTTGTTTCTGGTAAACCTTTTTTCACGTATATATTTATAGCGATTCAAGTGGCTGTCTTCTTGCTTATGGAAATAAGCGGAGGTAGTAAAAATTCAGCGACTTTAATTGAATTTGGAGCGAAATATTCCCCTTATATGTTGCAAGGGGAATGGTGGCGCTTCTTTACTCCAATTGTTATTCATATTGGTTTTATTCATTTATTGATGAATACAGTTTCTCTTTATTTAATTGGGTCAGAAGTAGAAAGAATTTATGGAAACACCAGGTTTTTGTTCATTTATTTATTGGCAGGTTTTACAGGTACATTAGCTAGCTTTGTGACAACCCCCAATTTAGCAGCAGGAGCAAGTGGTGCGATTTTTGGTTGCTTTGGCGCTTTATTGTATTTTGGGACCGTGTATCCAAAGTTGTTTTTCCGGACAATGGGTTCAGCTGTTATTGTGTTAATTATGATTAATCTAGCCTATGGCTTCTCTGTTTCTGGTATTGATAATGCAGGACATATTGGTGGTTTGATTGGTGGTTTCTTAGCTGCTGGCATTGTATCGTTACCGAAAAGAAAAACATGGCGACAACTTATCTTCTTAGCAGGGACAGCAGGTTTGATATATTTCCTTCTTCAATATGGATATAATCATCCGAATAGCGCAGCACTCAATGATGAAACGATGGCGCTAGTAGCTCAAAATTATGTGAAGGAAGGAGAAACAACAAAAGCTAGTGAGCTATTACTCGATTACACAGAACGTCATGCTAGTACGCCAATTTCTTATTTTGTACTTGGAAATATTTATGCAGAAAAAGGCGACACAGCAGAAGCAAAGGCTTCTTATGAAAAAGCGATTGAACAAAATCCAAGATTTCATGAAGCTTATTATAATTTAGCTTTAATGCATACGCGTGAACAAGAAATGGAACAGGCTAAAAAGCTTGTTCAAAAAGCAATTGAGCTCGATCCTTCCAAGAAGTCGTATCAAAAATTAGCGGAGCAATTAGCTGACTAG
- a CDS encoding 5-formyltetrahydrofolate cyclo-ligase: MKRKIRNDMKATLERLSEEQRIKYTNQITEQLFHLEEWKKAKVIGITIAVPPEVPTASIIEQAWSEGKKVAVPKCYPQTKVMEFKEITSFQQLESVYSNLLEPIAETVCVDSEEIDVLIVPGLAFTKEGYRLGFGGGYYDRFLVSFKGTTLALAYECQLVESLPIEAHDLPVHQVVTTNTVFRTSTP; the protein is encoded by the coding sequence ATGAAACGAAAGATTAGGAATGATATGAAAGCTACGCTTGAAAGGCTTTCAGAAGAACAGCGTATAAAGTATACGAATCAAATCACTGAGCAATTATTTCACCTTGAAGAATGGAAAAAGGCGAAAGTGATCGGAATAACGATTGCTGTTCCTCCGGAAGTGCCAACGGCCTCTATTATTGAGCAAGCATGGAGTGAAGGGAAGAAAGTAGCTGTACCGAAATGTTATCCGCAAACGAAAGTGATGGAATTCAAAGAGATTACCTCATTTCAACAGTTAGAATCGGTGTATTCTAATTTACTAGAGCCTATTGCTGAAACAGTGTGCGTTGATTCAGAAGAAATAGATGTATTAATTGTACCTGGATTAGCCTTTACAAAAGAAGGATATCGTTTAGGGTTTGGCGGCGGCTATTACGATCGATTCCTTGTTTCTTTTAAAGGAACGACTCTTGCACTTGCTTATGAATGTCAATTAGTCGAAAGTTTGCCGATTGAGGCACATGATTTGCCTGTTCATCAAGTTGTGACAACAAACACAGTATTTCGAACGTCTACCCCGTAA
- the rpmG gene encoding 50S ribosomal protein L33, giving the protein MRVNITLACTECGDRNYISKKNKRNNPDRLELKKYCSREKRSTLHRETK; this is encoded by the coding sequence ATGCGCGTAAATATTACATTAGCTTGCACTGAATGTGGAGATCGTAACTATATTTCTAAAAAAAATAAACGTAATAATCCAGATCGTTTAGAGCTTAAAAAATACTGCTCAAGAGAAAAACGCAGCACGCTTCACCGCGAAACAAAGTAA
- the pstB gene encoding phosphate ABC transporter ATP-binding protein PstB has product MDKTVVSQLAKEKVYETSQLNLWYGEKHALKNIELDIYQNEVTAIIGPSGCGKSTYLKTLNRMVELTPSVRTSGEIKYRNRNILDKSYKVEELRTQVGMVFQKPNPFPKSIYENVAYGPKIHGIRNKKVLDEVVEKSLRGAAIWDEVKDRLHDNAYGLSGGQQQRLCIARCLAIEPDVILMDEPTSALDPISTLKVEELVQQLKEHYSIIIVTHNMQQAARISDRTAFFLNGEVIEYNDTNTIFSRPSDQRTEDYISGRFG; this is encoded by the coding sequence ATGGACAAAACGGTCGTGTCTCAATTAGCTAAAGAGAAGGTATATGAAACGTCTCAGTTAAATTTATGGTACGGAGAAAAGCATGCTTTAAAAAATATTGAATTAGACATCTACCAAAATGAGGTTACGGCTATCATTGGACCATCTGGATGCGGGAAATCAACGTATTTAAAAACGTTAAACCGTATGGTTGAACTGACTCCTAGTGTCCGAACTTCGGGGGAAATTAAATATCGCAATCGAAACATATTAGATAAATCATATAAAGTGGAAGAGTTGCGTACGCAAGTTGGTATGGTGTTCCAAAAGCCAAATCCATTTCCAAAGTCTATTTATGAAAATGTTGCCTACGGACCAAAAATTCATGGAATTCGAAATAAAAAAGTGTTGGATGAAGTAGTTGAAAAAAGTTTACGTGGGGCAGCGATTTGGGATGAAGTGAAAGATCGTCTTCATGACAATGCGTACGGATTATCCGGTGGACAACAACAACGTTTATGTATTGCTCGTTGTTTAGCGATTGAACCGGATGTAATTTTAATGGATGAACCGACTTCAGCGCTCGATCCTATTTCAACGTTAAAAGTAGAAGAACTTGTACAACAGCTTAAAGAGCACTACAGTATTATTATCGTGACACATAATATGCAACAAGCAGCTCGGATTTCAGATCGCACGGCGTTTTTCTTAAATGGAGAAGTGATTGAATATAATGATACAAATACCATTTTTTCTCGTCCAAGTGATCAAAGAACGGAAGATTATATTAGCGGTCGCTTTGGGTGA
- the pstA gene encoding phosphate ABC transporter permease PstA — MKLIDKTIVAKKMPIRLVRNTILKGLFFLATTFGLLVLGILLYRIFTQGIGYLDWDFFQNFASRRPEEAGIKAALIGSIWLMLVVAPVALLLGLGTAIYLEEYAKKNWFTSFIKLNISNLAGVPSIIFGLLGLTIFVRALALERSVLAAGLTMSLLVLPVIIVAAQEAIRSVPRELREASYGMGATKWQTIVRVVLPAAIPGILTGSILALSRAVGETAPLVVVGIPMFIAFLPKTVFDTFTVLPMQIYNWTSRPQEEFQSVAAAGILVLLFLLIFMNSIAVFIRNKFQKRY, encoded by the coding sequence ATGAAGCTTATTGATAAAACAATTGTGGCAAAGAAAATGCCTATAAGACTTGTGAGGAACACGATTCTAAAAGGGTTATTTTTCTTAGCAACCACATTCGGACTTCTCGTACTTGGTATTTTATTGTATCGGATATTCACTCAAGGAATTGGTTATCTAGATTGGGATTTCTTCCAAAACTTCGCTTCAAGAAGGCCGGAGGAAGCGGGAATTAAGGCTGCGCTAATCGGATCGATTTGGTTAATGCTCGTTGTAGCACCTGTCGCACTGTTACTTGGCTTAGGGACAGCGATTTATTTAGAAGAGTATGCAAAGAAAAACTGGTTTACTTCCTTTATTAAATTAAACATTTCAAATCTTGCAGGTGTACCATCGATTATTTTTGGATTGTTAGGACTTACGATTTTTGTTCGAGCGCTTGCTTTAGAACGTTCTGTTTTAGCGGCAGGGTTAACGATGAGCCTTCTCGTATTACCTGTTATTATTGTCGCTGCTCAAGAAGCAATTCGTTCTGTGCCGCGTGAGTTACGTGAAGCATCGTATGGAATGGGAGCAACGAAGTGGCAGACTATTGTTCGTGTTGTATTACCGGCTGCAATCCCAGGGATTTTAACCGGAAGTATTTTAGCTCTATCTAGAGCCGTTGGGGAAACAGCACCGCTCGTTGTAGTTGGTATTCCGATGTTTATCGCCTTTTTACCAAAAACCGTATTTGATACGTTTACCGTTTTACCGATGCAAATTTACAATTGGACTTCACGTCCGCAAGAAGAATTTCAAAGTGTAGCAGCTGCAGGTATTCTCGTTTTACTGTTCTTGCTGATTTTTATGAATTCCATTGCTGTTTTCATACGTAATAAGTTCCAAAAAAGATATTAA
- the pstC gene encoding phosphate ABC transporter permease subunit PstC — MNEEGVTILRVQQAQYSIREMIQERKQKKRIQIERFIPSILLLTAAVSILTTLGIVFTLIFETITFFKEVSVSEFFTADKWYPFAEAASYGVMPLVLGTLKITMIAALVAVPIGLATAIYLSEYASEKTRRVIKPILEVLAGVPTIVYGFFALTFVTPVLRSIFPSLEMFNALSPGLVVGIMITPMIASLSEDALVSVPRAMREGALALGSTKLEVTLKVVLPAAISGIVASIVLALSRAIGETMIVSVAGGSTPSLNMDVTTSIQTMTAYIVQVSTGDAGYGTTIYYSIYAVGMTLFLFTLVMNLLAQYISRKVREEY; from the coding sequence ATGAACGAGGAAGGAGTTACAATTTTGCGAGTACAACAAGCTCAGTATTCTATAAGAGAAATGATTCAAGAGCGTAAGCAAAAGAAACGTATTCAAATAGAAAGATTTATTCCGTCTATTCTTTTATTAACTGCGGCTGTTTCAATATTAACTACATTAGGGATTGTTTTTACGTTAATCTTTGAAACAATAACTTTCTTTAAAGAAGTATCTGTTTCAGAATTTTTTACTGCAGATAAATGGTATCCCTTTGCTGAGGCTGCTTCTTACGGAGTAATGCCACTTGTCTTAGGTACCTTAAAAATAACAATGATTGCTGCTTTAGTTGCTGTTCCAATCGGGCTGGCAACAGCCATTTACTTGAGTGAATATGCTTCAGAGAAAACACGCAGAGTGATTAAACCGATTCTAGAAGTATTAGCTGGAGTACCGACTATTGTATATGGGTTTTTCGCTTTAACCTTTGTGACACCGGTATTGCGATCCATCTTTCCTTCGCTAGAGATGTTTAATGCATTAAGTCCAGGACTTGTCGTTGGAATTATGATCACACCGATGATTGCTTCACTATCAGAAGATGCCCTTGTTTCTGTACCACGTGCTATGCGTGAAGGTGCATTGGCGTTAGGATCAACGAAATTAGAGGTAACTTTAAAAGTAGTCCTTCCTGCTGCTATTTCTGGAATTGTTGCTTCTATTGTTCTAGCGTTATCAAGAGCGATTGGTGAAACGATGATTGTAAGTGTTGCTGGTGGGTCGACACCAAGTTTGAATATGGATGTAACAACTTCTATTCAAACAATGACTGCTTATATTGTGCAAGTAAGTACAGGAGATGCAGGATATGGAACAACGATTTATTATAGTATTTACGCTGTAGGTATGACGTTATTCCTCTTCACTCTTGTTATGAATTTACTAGCTCAGTACATCTCTCGCAAAGTTAGGGAGGAATACTAA
- a CDS encoding PstS family phosphate ABC transporter substrate-binding protein has product MKRLKFAAFATIIGGAMAVTAACGSDSAKDSNSSASETDKPLQGEIAIDGSSTVYPIMEAIAEEYMAQQPDVKVSVGFSGTGGGFEKFIAGETDLSNASRPIKDEEKTQLEQNKIDFTELELAYDGLSIVVNKENDFIDHLTVDELKKLWVEDGKAKKWSDIRPEWPKEEIKFYSPGTDSGTYDYFNEVILEEQPLVENATLSEDDNVLVQGVKGDKNAIGFFGYAYYAENQDSLKVVPIDNGNGAVEPTHETIKSGEYAPLSRPLFTYVANQSVADKEQVADFVEFMVENAGELSEEVGYISLEDKEYDKDLEAVTQLKK; this is encoded by the coding sequence ATGAAACGTCTTAAATTTGCAGCATTCGCAACAATTATCGGAGGAGCTATGGCTGTAACAGCTGCATGTGGTTCTGATAGTGCAAAAGATAGCAACAGCAGTGCAAGTGAAACGGACAAACCATTACAAGGTGAAATCGCAATTGATGGATCTTCAACGGTTTATCCAATTATGGAAGCTATCGCTGAAGAATATATGGCGCAACAGCCTGATGTAAAAGTATCAGTTGGTTTCTCTGGAACGGGCGGAGGCTTTGAGAAATTTATCGCAGGCGAAACAGATTTAAGTAATGCATCACGACCTATTAAGGATGAAGAAAAAACTCAATTAGAGCAAAATAAAATCGATTTTACGGAATTAGAACTAGCTTATGATGGTTTATCCATTGTTGTAAATAAAGAAAATGATTTCATTGATCACTTAACAGTTGATGAACTGAAAAAATTGTGGGTAGAAGATGGAAAAGCGAAGAAATGGTCGGATATTCGTCCAGAATGGCCGAAAGAAGAAATTAAATTCTACTCACCAGGAACGGATTCTGGAACATATGATTACTTCAATGAAGTCATTTTAGAAGAACAGCCACTTGTTGAAAATGCTACTCTTTCAGAAGATGATAATGTTCTTGTTCAAGGAGTAAAAGGTGATAAAAATGCTATCGGTTTCTTTGGATATGCATACTATGCGGAAAATCAAGATTCATTAAAGGTTGTCCCAATCGATAATGGTAATGGTGCAGTTGAACCAACGCATGAAACGATTAAAAGCGGAGAATATGCACCTCTATCTCGCCCATTATTCACATATGTAGCAAACCAATCAGTAGCTGATAAAGAGCAAGTAGCAGATTTTGTAGAATTTATGGTTGAGAATGCTGGTGAGCTTTCAGAAGAAGTAGGTTACATTTCTTTGGAAGATAAAGAATACGATAAAGATTTAGAAGCAGTGACTCAACTTAAGAAATAA